The Oceanispirochaeta sp. genome includes the window GAATTCTGCCAAACCTTCAGAAAAGATTTTCCCGCTATCCCCCTTGTTGTTGTACCCTCGTCCTTAAATAGTATGACTGAAGATGAACTGGCAGATGCGGGGGTCAACATTGTGATCTATGCAAATCAAATGCTCAGAAGTGCTTTTCCCGCCATGAAAAAGACTGCGGAGAGCATTCTAACCCATCATAGAGCCAAAGAGGCGGGAGAATACTGCCTGTCCATAAAAGAAGTCATATCTCTCATCCCGGAAAGTATGTCATGATTAATCCTGTATTTTTCTATGAAGAGCTCAAAAAAAACGGCATAGATTTTTTTACAGGCGTACCAGACTCCCTCTTGAAAAATATCTGTGCCTGCATTACCGACAAATCTGAAGGTAAAGAGCATATCATTAGCGCCAATGAAGGAAATGCAGCGGCATTAGCCGCAGGCTATCACCTGGCAACGGGAAAAATCCCTTTGGTTTATATGCAGAACTCCGGATTAGGCAACATCATCAATCCCCTCATGTCTCTGACCTGTTCAGAGGTGTACGGAATCCCCATGATTCTCCTCATAGGATGGCGGGGAGAGCCTGGAACAAAAGATGAACCTCAACATGTCAAACAGGGAGCAGTAACTCTTGAACTACTGAAAACGATGGGAATCCCCTATGACATAGTACCGGATAATGAACAGGAAGCAGCAACTCAACTGAAGGAGGTCTGCCGGAAATCAGCAGAAACCTCATCACCTTCAGCCCTTGTGGTCAGAAAAGACACTTTTGATTCTTATGTTCTCCAGAAAAAAACGGAACCTCTCTCAACAATGACCAGAGAGGACGCTATTGAACTCATAGTGCACAGTTATCCCGAAGACACAGTTTTTCTGTCCACAACAGGCCATATTTCACGGGAGCTCTATGAAATCAGAAAAAAAGACCGTCAGGTTTGCCGGGACTTCCTGAATGTAGGGTCCATGGGGCATGTCTCTCAAATTGCACTGGGAGTTGCCCTGAATAAGCCGGAGAAAACTGTTGTCTGCCTGGATGGAGACGGTGCCGCTCTCATGCACACCGGAGGACTGAGAATCATTGCCGAAAAAGCTCCGGCCAATCTGCATCATGTCATTCTGAATAAT containing:
- the aepY gene encoding phosphonopyruvate decarboxylase gives rise to the protein MINPVFFYEELKKNGIDFFTGVPDSLLKNICACITDKSEGKEHIISANEGNAAALAAGYHLATGKIPLVYMQNSGLGNIINPLMSLTCSEVYGIPMILLIGWRGEPGTKDEPQHVKQGAVTLELLKTMGIPYDIVPDNEQEAATQLKEVCRKSAETSSPSALVVRKDTFDSYVLQKKTEPLSTMTREDAIELIVHSYPEDTVFLSTTGHISRELYEIRKKDRQVCRDFLNVGSMGHVSQIALGVALNKPEKTVVCLDGDGAALMHTGGLRIIAEKAPANLHHVILNNGVHGSVGGQPTAARGFSLAETARVMGYKQIFTAVDESSLRQYLEDFSRAEGPVLMEVLVSTFARKDLGRPQETPQENKRNFMKKLETPS